In one Chitinophaga sancti genomic region, the following are encoded:
- a CDS encoding T9SS type A sorting domain-containing protein, with translation MINLRKTIFISLLMTAMLMVAGLSYGQSSTTDSVLKWSAKQYTISTAGEALLVQGTFYIAYNIGEPLIFADSSLNYVLWSGFEQPLGDTIAYKKDDMTIYPNPAYTSTATAKYVMSDGTGSSGITKIDIRIVSLSGQLMFTDSKTVDVKESIFLYQFDTEKYNPGIYVVTLFMDTGIKASRKFVRVRL, from the coding sequence ATGATAAATCTGAGAAAAACCATATTTATAAGCCTGCTGATGACTGCCATGCTCATGGTAGCAGGGTTGTCGTATGGACAGTCATCCACTACCGATAGCGTCTTGAAATGGTCGGCCAAACAGTATACTATCAGTACTGCCGGCGAGGCTTTGCTGGTACAGGGGACATTTTATATTGCATATAATATCGGGGAACCGCTCATCTTTGCAGATAGTAGTCTGAACTACGTGCTCTGGTCCGGATTTGAGCAGCCTCTCGGGGATACGATTGCATATAAGAAGGATGATATGACGATCTATCCGAATCCTGCTTACACCAGTACGGCTACAGCGAAGTATGTAATGAGTGATGGTACTGGTAGTTCGGGGATCACGAAGATTGATATCAGGATTGTGAGTTTGTCTGGTCAGCTGATGTTTACAGATTCGAAGACGGTGGACGTTAAGGAAAGTATCTTTCTTTACCAGTTTGATACAGAGAAATATAACCCTGGTATATATGTGGTCACCCTGTTTATGGATACGGGGATCAAAGCCAGCCGAAAATTTGTACGGGTGAGACTTTAG
- a CDS encoding FecR family protein, whose translation MMIENHEHIYQLLLEKRNGTISEADDAWVVSLIDTHEEIALMWQALRHSYSVPGEDLHWQQIDEKAAWNNVKNQLTIRSRRVKMNRIGMMAAAIAVLVGLAISVIWRSGIWEKDPLPLAAATHPDKGVPGLKLQLANGTTVALPYNQPSQQITAGDVQLSAGAKQLQYTSNAKMGEGFNTLTVPPKMDYKLALSDGTEVWLNATSKLRFPFAFNGDKREVYLEGEAYFNVAKKDGQPFIVHTAHSDITVLGTSFNVNAYGKEITTTSLVTGKVLTKFGDREVILKPGQEVAFNTENKYSVNTFDTDEVLAWMRGLYVFHNTSLDHIAAVIERWYGVKVVFDDPTIAGKKFTGGLEKQQRLDYFLETLQIIGDLDYYYDKDVLHLKLKK comes from the coding sequence ATGATGATCGAGAATCACGAGCACATTTACCAACTCCTGTTGGAAAAACGAAACGGTACAATCAGCGAAGCAGATGATGCCTGGGTAGTTAGTCTCATCGACACCCATGAAGAAATCGCCCTAATGTGGCAGGCCCTGAGGCATAGTTATAGTGTGCCCGGCGAAGATCTCCACTGGCAGCAGATCGACGAAAAAGCCGCCTGGAACAATGTCAAAAACCAACTCACCATACGTTCCCGCAGGGTAAAAATGAACCGCATCGGGATGATGGCAGCAGCCATCGCAGTACTGGTTGGCCTGGCCATCAGTGTTATCTGGCGCTCCGGCATCTGGGAAAAGGATCCCCTTCCGCTGGCAGCAGCCACTCACCCGGACAAGGGAGTGCCCGGTCTCAAATTGCAGCTGGCCAATGGCACCACCGTAGCCCTGCCCTACAACCAGCCCAGCCAGCAGATAACTGCGGGTGATGTACAGCTCAGTGCCGGTGCCAAACAATTACAATACACCTCCAATGCAAAGATGGGAGAAGGGTTCAATACCCTGACCGTTCCCCCAAAAATGGATTATAAACTCGCTCTTTCAGACGGTACAGAAGTATGGCTGAATGCTACTTCCAAACTCCGGTTCCCATTTGCCTTCAATGGCGATAAAAGGGAGGTATACCTGGAAGGTGAAGCCTACTTCAATGTAGCAAAGAAAGACGGACAGCCTTTTATTGTACACACTGCCCATTCAGATATCACCGTACTCGGTACCAGCTTTAATGTCAATGCATATGGCAAAGAAATAACCACTACCTCCCTGGTGACAGGGAAGGTGCTGACAAAATTTGGTGACAGGGAAGTCATTCTGAAACCCGGTCAGGAAGTCGCATTCAATACCGAAAACAAGTATAGCGTAAACACCTTCGATACGGATGAAGTACTGGCATGGATGCGTGGCCTGTATGTATTCCACAACACCTCCCTGGACCATATCGCTGCAGTTATAGAGCGTTGGTATGGCGTGAAAGTGGTATTCGACGACCCGACCATCGCCGGCAAGAAATTTACTGGCGGACTGGAAAAACAGCAGCGCCTCGATTACTTCCTCGAAACACTACAGATCATCGGAGACCTGGACTATTACTACGATAAAGATGTATTGCATCTCAAACTGAAGAAATAA
- a CDS encoding SGNH/GDSL hydrolase family protein, whose amino-acid sequence MEQSTHSPRRKFLRNLSLGTLGLAALPDISFAAAHSEKAKKITLKKDAVILFQGDSITDAGRKRDHDDANNGAALGTGYAFLAAAALLKKFPDRNLKIYNRGISGNKVYQLAERWDADCLNLQPDVLSILIGVNDYWHTLTGAYTGTIKTYKDDFTALLDRTKQKLPGVQLIIGEPFAVNHVKAVDDKWFPAFNDYRVAAKEIAMKYDAVFIPYQDIIDKAQQSAPGSYWTGDGVHPSLAGAELMASSWLEAVK is encoded by the coding sequence ATGGAACAATCCACTCATTCACCAAGGAGAAAGTTTCTCCGCAACTTATCACTTGGAACCCTGGGCCTTGCTGCCCTTCCTGATATTTCCTTTGCCGCTGCTCACAGTGAAAAAGCAAAAAAGATCACCCTGAAAAAAGATGCTGTCATCCTGTTTCAGGGGGATTCAATCACTGATGCCGGCCGTAAGAGAGATCATGATGACGCCAACAATGGCGCTGCATTAGGTACCGGCTATGCGTTTCTGGCCGCAGCTGCCCTGTTAAAAAAATTCCCTGATCGCAACCTGAAGATCTACAACAGGGGTATCAGTGGCAATAAAGTGTACCAACTGGCAGAACGCTGGGATGCCGACTGCCTGAACCTTCAGCCGGATGTACTTAGTATTCTCATTGGGGTCAATGATTACTGGCATACCCTCACGGGTGCATATACCGGTACTATCAAGACCTATAAGGACGATTTTACAGCCCTGCTGGATCGTACGAAGCAAAAATTGCCCGGCGTACAGCTGATTATTGGAGAACCCTTTGCGGTGAACCATGTGAAAGCCGTGGATGATAAATGGTTCCCTGCTTTCAATGATTACCGTGTGGCTGCAAAGGAGATTGCGATGAAATACGATGCCGTGTTCATTCCTTACCAGGATATTATTGATAAGGCACAGCAATCTGCCCCGGGAAGTTACTGGACAGGGGATGGAGTCCACCCGAGCCTGGCCGGTGCAGAACTGATGGCAAGTAGCTGGCTGGAAGCTGTAAAGTAA
- a CDS encoding VOC family protein, whose product MKKIIPPCLLAIVLMTHIRAIAQEKSPVLNHIAVYVYDLEKTTTFYRDILRIDTIPEPFHDGKHSWFKIGEHSQLHLIRGAAAVTTHDKNGHLCFSVPEMAAFVQRLHANKIPFESWQGVADTPTKRVDGVQQVYFKDPEGNWIEVNDDKY is encoded by the coding sequence ATGAAAAAGATAATTCCACCCTGCCTGCTGGCAATTGTTTTGATGACCCATATACGCGCCATTGCCCAAGAAAAAAGCCCGGTATTGAACCATATCGCCGTATATGTATACGATCTCGAAAAAACCACTACATTCTACCGGGATATTCTCCGGATAGATACGATTCCAGAACCTTTTCATGACGGCAAGCATTCCTGGTTTAAGATCGGCGAACATAGCCAGCTACACCTGATCAGAGGGGCAGCGGCAGTGACTACGCATGATAAGAACGGGCATTTGTGTTTTAGTGTACCGGAAATGGCAGCGTTTGTACAACGGCTGCATGCAAATAAGATCCCGTTTGAGAGCTGGCAGGGCGTTGCAGATACACCAACTAAGAGAGTAGATGGGGTACAGCAGGTGTATTTCAAGGACCCGGAAGGCAACTGGATCGAGGTGAATGATGACAAATATTGA
- a CDS encoding GH92 family glycosyl hydrolase, whose product MKLGLMHYPMLAAALLATGIQLNGQSKKTVVTGTKVYQPVDYVDPYIGSGGHGHVFVGANVPFGAVQVGPNNIVKGWDWCSGYHYSDSVVIGFSQTHLSGTGIGDLGDVLIMPYTGKVRTNHGTQDNPTSGYGSHYTHAHETAKPGYYAVTLEDYRIKVELTASERVGFHKYTFPANQEGHIIVDLKEGIGWDAPVETYITKKDDYTLVGYRYSKGWAVDQRLWFAIKSNVPLKNFSVYDGNDLQKGTQLKGQQVKGLISFDKAPATVLLKVGISPVSSENALENIKSEIPGWDFAAVNKAAVAKWNTELTKVSLTTRNDSAKTIFYTSLYHTMIAPSLFNDHSGTYRGTDKKEYANPGFNNYSVFSLWDIYRSDMPMYTLLQPERIGSFVNTMLAIYKQQGKLPIWHLDGNETDCMVGYHAVPFIADAYLKGYTGFDPNEAFEAMKASATRDDYGMKDIKAKGYISSEHERESVSKAMEYAIDDWCIAAMAKKLGRTEDFAYFSKRAAYYKNYFDPSVRFVRPRMDDGSWKSPFDPFNSVHEFGDFTEGNAWQYTWLVPQDPEGLIALLGGDEPFTKKLDSLFTAKGDMGAKASSDISGLIGMYAHGNEPSHHVTYLYTYAGNQWKTAEKVRQVVKEFYTTTPEGLAGNEDCGAMSSWYVMSSLGFYPVNPAKGIYVLGSPLFDKAVMKLAGGKTFTVETSNNSNENIYIQSVTLNGKPYKNSYIRHADMVKGGELKIVMGPKPNYEFGKAPENRPDSKF is encoded by the coding sequence ATGAAATTGGGACTCATGCATTACCCAATGCTGGCAGCAGCCTTGCTGGCTACCGGCATTCAATTAAACGGTCAATCAAAAAAGACAGTTGTTACAGGCACTAAGGTTTACCAACCAGTTGATTATGTAGATCCATACATCGGATCAGGCGGCCACGGCCACGTATTTGTAGGGGCAAACGTACCTTTTGGTGCGGTACAGGTAGGCCCTAATAATATCGTAAAAGGTTGGGATTGGTGCTCTGGCTATCATTACTCTGACAGTGTAGTGATCGGCTTCTCGCAAACCCACCTCAGTGGTACAGGTATCGGTGACCTGGGCGATGTACTGATCATGCCGTATACCGGCAAGGTACGTACGAACCACGGTACTCAGGATAATCCAACCAGCGGTTATGGCTCGCACTACACCCACGCCCACGAAACAGCCAAACCAGGTTACTACGCTGTCACGCTGGAAGACTACAGGATCAAGGTGGAACTGACCGCCTCCGAAAGAGTAGGTTTTCATAAATATACCTTCCCTGCCAACCAGGAAGGGCATATCATAGTAGACCTGAAAGAAGGTATCGGCTGGGATGCACCTGTGGAAACCTACATCACTAAAAAAGATGATTATACCCTGGTAGGCTACCGCTATTCCAAAGGCTGGGCAGTAGATCAGCGCCTGTGGTTTGCCATTAAAAGTAATGTACCGCTGAAGAACTTTAGTGTGTACGATGGTAACGACCTGCAGAAAGGTACCCAACTGAAAGGCCAGCAGGTAAAAGGTTTGATCTCCTTCGATAAAGCACCTGCTACCGTACTGCTGAAAGTGGGCATTTCCCCCGTAAGCAGCGAAAATGCCCTGGAAAATATCAAGTCAGAAATTCCGGGATGGGATTTCGCAGCGGTGAACAAAGCAGCTGTTGCCAAATGGAATACAGAACTGACTAAAGTAAGTCTTACCACCCGGAACGACTCTGCCAAGACCATCTTCTATACTTCCTTATATCATACCATGATCGCACCTTCCTTATTTAATGACCACAGCGGTACATACCGTGGTACAGATAAGAAGGAATACGCAAACCCGGGCTTCAATAACTATTCAGTATTTTCACTCTGGGATATCTATCGTTCAGATATGCCGATGTATACACTGTTGCAGCCTGAACGCATAGGCAGTTTTGTCAATACCATGCTGGCTATTTACAAACAACAGGGCAAATTGCCTATCTGGCACCTGGATGGTAATGAAACTGATTGTATGGTGGGCTACCATGCCGTACCTTTCATTGCAGATGCTTACCTGAAAGGCTATACCGGGTTTGATCCGAACGAAGCATTCGAAGCCATGAAAGCCTCTGCCACCAGGGATGATTATGGAATGAAAGACATCAAAGCAAAAGGCTATATTTCTTCAGAGCACGAGAGAGAATCCGTATCCAAAGCAATGGAATATGCGATCGATGACTGGTGTATAGCCGCCATGGCAAAGAAACTGGGCCGTACTGAAGATTTCGCGTATTTCTCTAAAAGAGCAGCATACTATAAGAACTACTTCGATCCTTCCGTACGTTTTGTACGTCCAAGAATGGATGATGGCAGCTGGAAATCTCCTTTCGATCCGTTCAATTCCGTTCACGAATTCGGCGACTTTACAGAAGGGAATGCCTGGCAGTATACCTGGCTGGTGCCACAGGATCCGGAAGGCTTAATCGCATTGCTGGGTGGTGATGAACCATTCACAAAGAAACTGGATAGCCTGTTCACTGCCAAAGGTGATATGGGTGCAAAAGCTAGTAGTGATATTTCCGGTCTGATCGGTATGTATGCCCATGGTAATGAACCCAGCCATCACGTTACTTACCTCTACACTTACGCCGGCAACCAGTGGAAGACTGCAGAAAAAGTAAGACAGGTGGTTAAAGAATTCTATACCACCACGCCTGAAGGTCTGGCCGGTAACGAGGATTGCGGCGCAATGTCTTCCTGGTATGTCATGTCTTCATTAGGGTTCTACCCTGTAAACCCTGCCAAGGGTATTTATGTACTGGGTAGCCCGCTGTTTGACAAGGCCGTAATGAAACTGGCAGGTGGTAAGACCTTCACTGTTGAGACAAGCAACAATAGCAACGAAAATATTTATATTCAGAGCGTTACTTTGAATGGTAAACCGTATAAGAACAGCTATATTCGCCATGCGGATATGGTGAAAGGTGGAGAGCTGAAAATCGTGATGGGGCCTAAACCTAATTACGAATTTGGTAAAGCACCTGAGAATCGTCCGGATTCTAAATTCTAG
- a CDS encoding response regulator transcription factor, protein MKAPIYKILLLEEDTALIRKIQQLLTLHNYDLITSTTPEEGMYMSRQFKPDLIVCGVKLRGGSGYHFLMELRNDPTLQHLPLILISGKEGKEDMRMGMNLGADDFLTKPFKSKELLMSIKSRITRFTVFNLQQREKKHTTIVSMPVVAPEIHGKLSKTELRIMQMIAEGLSTKEIAQALNISIKTVENHRHNISKKLNLTGHNSLIKYAIRNLQQQYRILS, encoded by the coding sequence ATGAAAGCACCGATCTATAAAATTTTACTTTTAGAGGAAGACACTGCTTTAATCCGCAAAATCCAGCAGCTGCTAACCCTTCACAACTACGATCTGATTACCAGTACGACACCTGAAGAAGGGATGTACATGAGCCGTCAGTTTAAACCAGACCTCATTGTATGTGGCGTGAAACTGAGAGGTGGCAGTGGCTACCACTTTCTCATGGAACTGCGAAATGACCCCACACTGCAGCATCTGCCCCTTATCCTGATCAGTGGCAAAGAAGGTAAGGAAGACATGCGCATGGGTATGAATCTCGGCGCAGATGATTTTCTGACCAAGCCTTTTAAGAGCAAAGAACTGCTCATGAGCATCAAATCGAGGATCACAAGGTTTACTGTTTTCAACCTGCAACAGCGGGAAAAGAAACACACGACCATTGTGTCTATGCCAGTAGTTGCCCCGGAGATACACGGCAAACTGAGTAAAACAGAACTGCGCATCATGCAGATGATTGCAGAAGGATTAAGCACCAAAGAGATTGCACAGGCACTCAATATCAGTATTAAGACTGTAGAGAACCACAGACACAACATCTCCAAAAAGCTGAACCTGACAGGGCACAATTCCCTGATCAAGTACGCTATCCGTAATCTACAACAGCAATACCGGATCTTGAGTTAG
- a CDS encoding OmpA family protein yields MKAILLILLFPLFLCVSSVNAQSGSAITGLQGMNYQAVLRKTSTQGVAANLTCLLKFSFSATSGGVPVYEEVQGLVSSAQGIVSAVIGKGTVLKGSWSAIPWSSGTVYLQASVDMTNSGSYDPIGTPVQMFAVPYAMYAANGGSGGTGGSGTGTGISWKGTKTIAPLTAITGDAYYNSTDRKSYIYDSLGVWQVMTQDGNGISWLGQFTVDPSSPVAGNAYYNMTDKKSYIYDGSAWQIMTQDGADGTTLVWLGTLTDAPVSPAINQAYYNSTDKKSYIYDGTGWQTLTMDGIQGVGITWLGSFATAPATPTLNHAYYNTTDRAAYIYDGAAWQVLAEGGTGWTLKTLEFQNNGVLGLATTASSDTLKATKKAWLTTGNTGTNSNTEFIGTLDTAAFAIKTNGNGTQQERIHFTNTSRIFVNGTADTASSQGQAVLTVFGGGSPLALNPGEPSTDHAINAYNSNSTAAIYGRNYSNGYGIQGVSSAGAGIYGWSNTKSSLPIKGENYSSQGGYGIFGSTRSPYLYSGNAYGAGVIGWSQSTAGIGLMGIGNNLDYTNASLLQGPTTNGAGVLGNGSYYGVVGVGGVSNGTMGVGVAGGGNNMPVVAPATGGAGVSGVGYIGVAGFGKSSSNSGGDAGRWGAYFESRYGSTPIGYIYIAGQAAAGTFLGFATTGTKSTIVKDEAGTRRLLYCPEAPEVLFQDYGTGELTNGKAHIDLDKLLTQHILVDAKHPLKVFIQLEGDCNGVFVTNKSATGFDVKELQNGASNVSFTWQIVASRANEISATGSELNYADQRFAEAPGPLPTIEETRPVIDSAAAAAAVTAGKANEIIAAAAAKSGATNKVALKKEEATIVNKAFSNLQFASAKAEIAKSSLSSMDKLATLLTTHPEWHVILSGHTDNEGTPAFNQTLSEKRSEAVKTYLTSKGVNADHITTIGYGQTKPLSAENTQVAREKNRRVEIAIYSERP; encoded by the coding sequence ATGAAAGCAATTTTACTCATTTTACTTTTTCCTCTTTTCCTTTGTGTAAGCAGTGTAAATGCACAATCAGGTTCGGCAATTACCGGCTTACAAGGTATGAACTATCAGGCGGTTTTGAGAAAAACCAGTACGCAGGGCGTGGCAGCAAACCTGACATGTCTGCTCAAATTCTCTTTTTCCGCTACATCCGGTGGTGTGCCCGTTTACGAAGAGGTGCAGGGTTTAGTGAGTTCTGCACAGGGTATTGTCAGTGCGGTCATAGGCAAGGGTACGGTGCTTAAAGGTAGTTGGTCAGCTATTCCCTGGAGCAGTGGTACTGTTTATCTGCAGGCTTCTGTAGATATGACCAATTCGGGTAGCTACGATCCTATTGGTACACCAGTTCAGATGTTTGCTGTACCATATGCGATGTATGCTGCCAATGGCGGCAGCGGTGGTACCGGCGGCAGCGGCACTGGAACAGGTATCAGCTGGAAAGGTACTAAGACAATAGCGCCGCTTACAGCGATTACCGGGGATGCGTATTATAACAGTACTGACAGAAAATCTTATATCTATGATAGCCTGGGTGTATGGCAGGTTATGACCCAGGATGGAAACGGTATTTCCTGGTTAGGCCAGTTCACCGTGGATCCAAGTAGTCCGGTTGCGGGCAATGCTTATTATAATATGACAGACAAGAAGTCTTACATCTATGATGGCAGTGCATGGCAGATCATGACCCAGGATGGTGCAGATGGTACGACACTGGTGTGGCTGGGTACACTCACTGATGCACCGGTATCTCCGGCTATCAACCAGGCTTATTATAATTCTACTGATAAAAAGTCTTACATCTATGATGGTACCGGATGGCAGACCCTTACAATGGATGGTATCCAGGGGGTAGGTATAACCTGGTTAGGCTCTTTCGCTACAGCACCTGCCACTCCAACCCTGAATCATGCTTATTATAATACGACTGATCGTGCTGCTTATATCTATGATGGTGCAGCATGGCAGGTACTGGCGGAAGGTGGTACCGGCTGGACTTTAAAAACGCTGGAGTTTCAGAATAACGGTGTACTGGGTCTTGCAACAACTGCCAGCTCCGATACCCTGAAAGCAACCAAGAAAGCCTGGCTCACGACAGGGAATACAGGTACCAACAGTAACACAGAGTTTATTGGTACGCTCGATACCGCTGCTTTTGCTATCAAGACCAATGGTAATGGCACGCAGCAGGAAAGAATTCACTTTACGAATACTTCCAGGATCTTTGTAAACGGTACTGCGGATACGGCTTCTTCCCAGGGGCAGGCGGTATTGACAGTGTTTGGCGGTGGTTCTCCACTGGCACTGAACCCGGGTGAACCAAGTACAGACCATGCGATCAACGCTTATAACTCAAACAGTACTGCAGCCATTTATGGCCGTAACTATAGTAATGGTTATGGTATACAGGGTGTATCTTCTGCGGGTGCAGGTATCTATGGCTGGTCAAACACAAAAAGTTCACTTCCGATAAAGGGTGAAAACTATTCAAGTCAGGGGGGCTACGGAATCTTTGGATCTACGCGGTCTCCTTATCTATATAGCGGTAATGCCTATGGTGCAGGGGTGATAGGCTGGTCACAGAGTACGGCTGGTATTGGTTTGATGGGGATAGGTAACAACCTGGACTATACGAATGCAAGTCTGCTGCAGGGGCCAACGACCAATGGCGCGGGCGTGCTGGGTAATGGTAGTTATTATGGTGTAGTAGGTGTGGGTGGTGTTTCCAATGGAACTATGGGCGTGGGTGTAGCAGGTGGTGGTAATAACATGCCGGTGGTTGCGCCGGCTACCGGTGGTGCGGGTGTATCAGGTGTTGGTTATATTGGTGTAGCTGGTTTTGGTAAGAGTTCTTCCAACTCCGGTGGTGATGCTGGTCGTTGGGGAGCCTATTTTGAAAGTCGCTATGGTAGTACGCCTATCGGTTATATTTATATTGCGGGTCAGGCAGCTGCCGGTACATTCTTAGGATTTGCGACCACAGGTACCAAATCAACTATTGTGAAAGATGAAGCAGGAACACGTCGTTTGCTGTATTGCCCGGAAGCGCCGGAAGTATTGTTCCAGGATTATGGAACAGGTGAACTGACAAATGGTAAGGCGCATATTGATCTCGACAAATTATTGACCCAGCATATTCTTGTAGATGCCAAACATCCGCTGAAGGTATTTATCCAGTTGGAAGGCGATTGTAACGGTGTGTTTGTAACTAACAAGTCTGCAACTGGTTTTGATGTAAAAGAATTGCAGAATGGCGCATCCAATGTCTCTTTTACCTGGCAGATTGTAGCCAGCAGGGCGAATGAGATCAGTGCTACCGGCAGTGAGCTGAACTATGCTGATCAGCGTTTTGCAGAAGCACCGGGTCCGCTGCCAACAATTGAAGAAACCAGGCCGGTAATTGATTCAGCAGCAGCTGCAGCAGCCGTTACTGCGGGTAAAGCAAATGAAATAATAGCGGCAGCCGCAGCGAAATCAGGCGCCACTAACAAGGTAGCGCTGAAAAAAGAAGAAGCTACGATCGTAAACAAAGCATTCTCTAACCTCCAGTTTGCAAGTGCGAAAGCGGAAATTGCCAAAAGTTCACTGTCATCTATGGACAAGCTGGCTACCCTGCTGACCACTCATCCAGAATGGCACGTTATACTAAGCGGCCATACTGACAATGAAGGAACCCCGGCATTTAATCAAACCCTTTCAGAAAAAAGAAGCGAAGCGGTAAAGACCTACCTGACCTCAAAAGGAGTGAATGCAGATCATATCACGACTATCGGTTACGGACAAACTAAGCCCCTGAGCGCAGAAAATACCCAGGTTGCCAGAGAGAAGAACCGACGCGTAGAAATCGCAATTTATTCAGAAAGACCTTAA
- a CDS encoding mechanosensitive ion channel family protein, translated as MLEDLQTSLHLPPVLWNILLGASALITGLIIKYLLAFILHLSTKKNTGYSLIRSILNRLGLAVNYLLPLLVFNMVLPFMELSRKPMNFLTKTAEIGLIIAFGFSLTGLVKVFEDYVYNTYDLSKEDNLRERKLRTQLQFVRKFAVSTILVLTLCAVLLSFDSLRKIGAGLLTGVGVSGIIIGFAAQRSLSNFLAGMQIAFTQPIRIDDVLVVEGEWGRVEEITLTYVVLGIWDQRKLILPINYFIEKPFQNWTRTGSAILGTAFLYLDHTAPFDAMREEFDRILKTHPLWDRRVKAVQVTDIKERVIEVRFLVSANSSGKAFDLRCDIREKMLVFLRDKHPYCLPKTRALLEEGASKTLQEEELNQPKVTDLNPFNPPRQA; from the coding sequence ATGCTGGAAGATTTACAGACAAGCCTGCACCTGCCGCCAGTCTTATGGAATATTTTGCTTGGCGCCTCGGCACTCATTACTGGATTAATTATCAAGTATCTGCTGGCGTTTATCCTGCACCTGAGCACAAAAAAGAATACCGGTTATTCCCTAATCAGGTCCATTCTTAACCGACTGGGCCTGGCCGTAAATTACCTGCTGCCATTACTGGTTTTTAACATGGTCCTTCCATTTATGGAGCTTTCCCGGAAGCCCATGAATTTTCTCACCAAAACGGCGGAAATCGGCCTCATTATAGCCTTTGGCTTCTCCCTCACAGGCCTTGTCAAAGTCTTTGAGGACTATGTGTACAATACCTACGATCTGAGTAAAGAAGATAATCTCCGTGAACGTAAATTGAGGACTCAGCTACAGTTCGTACGTAAATTTGCCGTTAGTACTATTTTAGTGCTTACACTTTGTGCAGTACTACTCAGTTTCGACAGTCTTCGTAAGATCGGAGCCGGTTTACTCACCGGTGTGGGCGTCAGTGGTATCATCATCGGTTTTGCTGCCCAGCGTTCCCTGTCCAATTTTCTCGCCGGTATGCAGATTGCCTTTACACAGCCTATCCGCATTGACGATGTACTGGTCGTGGAAGGCGAGTGGGGCAGGGTAGAAGAGATCACCCTTACCTATGTTGTACTCGGCATCTGGGATCAGCGCAAACTGATCCTGCCGATCAATTACTTTATTGAAAAACCTTTCCAGAACTGGACCCGCACCGGTTCTGCCATCCTTGGCACCGCCTTTTTATACCTGGATCATACTGCACCATTCGATGCAATGCGGGAAGAATTTGATCGTATTCTCAAAACACATCCACTCTGGGATCGGAGAGTAAAGGCGGTACAGGTCACTGATATTAAAGAACGGGTAATTGAAGTCCGTTTCCTCGTGAGTGCTAACAGTTCAGGAAAAGCCTTTGACCTTCGCTGTGATATCAGGGAAAAGATGCTGGTCTTTTTGAGAGATAAACATCCTTATTGCCTGCCTAAAACACGGGCCCTGCTAGAGGAGGGTGCCAGTAAAACCCTACAGGAAGAGGAACTGAACCAGCCCAAAGTAACGGACCTGAATCCATTTAATCCACCCCGGCAGGCCTGA